From Lycium ferocissimum isolate CSIRO_LF1 chromosome 12, AGI_CSIRO_Lferr_CH_V1, whole genome shotgun sequence, one genomic window encodes:
- the LOC132039379 gene encoding uncharacterized protein LOC132039379 produces the protein MNVIGPIEPASSNGHRLILVAIDYFTKWVEATLHKSVTTKVVADFVRNNIFRITHQNSTAYRLQMNGTVEAANKNIKRILRKMTDSKKCWHEQLPYALLGYRTTARTSTGVTLYLLVYGTEAFVPAEVKIPSMRIIQEVELDNAK, from the exons ATGAATGTCATTGGACCTATCGAACCTGCCTCCTCAAATGGACATCGACTCATCCTGGTTGCCATAGAttacttcaccaaatgggtggaagcTACATTGCACAAATCGGTAACAACGAAGGTGGTAGCTGACTTTGTACGAAACAACATT TTTCGAATAACCCATCAGAATTCCACTGCCTATAGGCTGCAGATGAATGGAACTGTAGAAGCAGCTaacaagaatatcaagaggatattgaGGAAAATGACAGATAGCAAAAAGTGTTGGCACGAGCAATTGCCTTATGCTTTGTTGGGATACCGAACGACAGCCCGGACTTCAACAGGGGTAACTCTGTACTTGCTCGTCTATGGTACTGAAGCATTCGTGCCTGCCGAAGTCAAAATACCATCAATGAGAATCATTCAGGAAGTAGAGTTGGACAACGCAAAATGA